In one Tachysurus vachellii isolate PV-2020 chromosome 24, HZAU_Pvac_v1, whole genome shotgun sequence genomic region, the following are encoded:
- the abcg2b gene encoding broad substrate specificity ATP-binding cassette transporter ABCG2b isoform X1, with protein sequence MDLSSLRERAGEKEIVKVPGPTLTFQNISYVVRESRGPCRKRAPEREILKDVSGIMKTGLNAIMGATGSGKTSLLDVIAGRKDPRGLRSGQVLVDNKVVTSELRLISAYVVQDDILMGTLSVRENLMFSGLLRFPRHQYTTAEIKKKVVSVIGELGLQDCADTKIGTEFLRGVSGGERKRCSIGMELMTCPTLLFLDEPTSGLDSNTANSIIALLHRLSRSGTTIIFSIHQPRYSIFRLFDHLTLMYKGECVYTGPANDAVRYFNDIGYECEPFNNPADFFLDITNGEVSPSVITDKSLAELYRNTRDFAELTEELKQITVQSDYITTSKRSTPSYVTPFLYQLNMVSRRTALNLLRNPQTSYAQTALNILFGLMVGLIYFQMPHTLPEGLQNRTGAFFFLIINMVFANLSAVELFINERVLFVHENSSGYYRTSVYFLSKVFVDLIPNRLIPIFVFSVISYYMMGLKPAFVAFLCFTLTMSLVSLAAVSLAFLVSASVSSFAMANALIALPFVFMMVFGGFLVNLNSMLSWLSWLKWISIFRYGLNAITINEMTGQVFYTNNTSFPGELYLQAQRINYSTWGFWQNHVALLGITLVCMTLAYVQLLRINRWK encoded by the exons aTGGATCTGTCATCTCTGAGAGAGCGTGCAGGCGAAAAAGAAATCGTAAAAGTCCCGGGACCGACTTTGACCTTCCAGAACATCTCTTATGTTGTGAGAGAGAGCCGGGGGCCTTGCCGTAAGAGAGCACCTGAGAGAGAGATCCTGAAAGATGTCAG TGGCATCATGAAGACGGGACTGAACGCCATCATGGGTGCGACAGGGAGCGGAAAAACCTC gcttttAGATGTGATCGCGGGCAGGAAGGATCCTCGTGGTTTGCGTTCAGGTCAGGTCTTGGTGGATAATAAAGTCGTGACTTCTGAACTACGTCTCATCTCAGCTTACGTTGTTCAG GACGACATTCTGATGGGAACCCTGTCCGTGAGAGAGAACCTGATGTTCTCCGGACTCTTGCGCTTTCCACGCCATCAGTACACTACTGCTGAGATAAAGAAGAAAGTGGTGAGCGTTATCGGAGAACTGGGCCTGCAGGACTGCGCAGACACCAAG ATCGGGACTGAGTTTCTGAGAGGTGTTTCTGGTGGAGAGAGAAAGCGCTGCAGCATAGGAATGGAGCTCATGACGTGTCCGACGCTCCTGTTCCTGGACGAGCCGACCAGCGGACTCGACTCCAACACAGCCAACAGCATCATAGCTCTGCTGCACAG ACTGTCCCGGAGCGGCACCACCATCATTTTCTCCATCCACCAGCCGCGTTATTCCATCTTTAGACTGTTCGACCACCTGACTCTGATGTACAAAGGAGAATGTGTCTACACCGGTCCTGCTAATGATGCTGTTCGCTACTTTAATGACATAg GCTATGAGTGTGAGCCTTTCAACAATCCTGCAGATTTCTTCCTGGACATCACAAACGGAGAAGTTTCCCCTTCAGTGATAACAG ATAAATCACTGGCAGAGCTTTATAGAAATACCAGGGATTTTGCTGAACTCACAGAGGAACTGAAACAAATCACCGTCCAGTCAGATTATATAACCACATCGAAAAGATCAACCCCATCTTATGTGACACCGTTCCtctatcag ttaaacatggtgtcCAGGAGAACGGCTCTGAACTTGTTGAGGAATCCTCAGACCTCCTATGCACAGACGGCTCTGAACATCCTGTTTGGATTGATGGTGGGACTCATTTACTTTCAGATGCCTCACACGTTACCCGAGGGCCTGCAGAACAG AACTGGAGCGttcttcttcctcatcatcaATATGGTGTTTGCGAACCTGTCAGCAGTGGAGCTCTTTATTAATGAGAGAGtgctgtttgt GCATGAGAACTCGAGCGGTTATTACCGAACCTCTGTGTACTTCCTGTCTAAAGTGTTTGTAGATTTAATACCAAACCGTCTGATTCCTATCTTTGTCTTCTCTGTGATCTCCTACTACATGATGG ggCTGAAGCCAGCGTTTGTGGCGTTTCTGTGTTTTACACTGACCATGTCTCTGGTGAGTCTGGCGGCGGTCAGCCTGGCGTTCCTGGTCAGTGCCAGTGTGAGCTCCTTCGCCATGGCCAACGCTCTCATCGCATTGCCCTTTGTCTTTATGAtg GTATTCGGCGGCTTCCTGGTGAATCTCAACTCCATGCTGAGCTGGTTGTCCTGGCTCAAGTGGATCAGTATCTTCCGATACGGACTGAAT GCGATAACCATCAATGAAATGACAGGACAGGTGTTTTACACTAACAATACCAG TTTTCCAGGAGAGCTGTATCTTCAGGCTCAGAGAATCAACTACAGCACTTGGGGCTTCTGGCAGAATCATGTGGCTCTGCTGGGGATCACGCTGGTGTGTATGACGCTGGCCTACGTGCAGCTCCTCAGGATTAATCGCTGGAAGTGA
- the abcg2b gene encoding broad substrate specificity ATP-binding cassette transporter ABCG2b isoform X2, whose product MDLSSLRERAGEKEIVKVPGPTLTFQNISYVVRESRGPCRKRAPEREILKDVSGIMKTGLNAIMGATGSGKTSLLDVIAGRKDPRGLRSGQVLVDNKVVTSELRLISAYVVQDDILMGTLSVRENLMFSGLLRFPRHQYTTAEIKKKVVSVIGELGLQDCADTKIGTEFLRGVSGGERKRCSIGMELMTCPTLLFLDEPTSGLDSNTANSIIALLHRLSRSGTTIIFSIHQPRYSIFRLFDHLTLMYKGECVYTGPANDAVRYFNDIGYECEPFNNPADFFLDITNGEVSPSVITDKSLAELYRNTRDFAELTEELKQITVQSDYITTSKRSTPSYVTPFLYQLNMVSRRTALNLLRNPQTSYAQTALNILFGLMVGLIYFQMPHTLPEGLQNRTGAFFFLIINMVFANLSAVELFINERVLFVHENSSGYYRTSVYFLSKVFVDLIPNRLIPIFVFSVISYYMMGLKPAFVAFLCFTLTMSLVSLAAVSLAFLVSASVSSFAMANALIALPFVFMMVFGGFLVNLNSMLSWLSWLKWISIFRYGLNAITINEMTGQVFYTNNTRRAVSSGSENQLQHLGLLAESCGSAGDHAGVYDAGLRAAPQD is encoded by the exons aTGGATCTGTCATCTCTGAGAGAGCGTGCAGGCGAAAAAGAAATCGTAAAAGTCCCGGGACCGACTTTGACCTTCCAGAACATCTCTTATGTTGTGAGAGAGAGCCGGGGGCCTTGCCGTAAGAGAGCACCTGAGAGAGAGATCCTGAAAGATGTCAG TGGCATCATGAAGACGGGACTGAACGCCATCATGGGTGCGACAGGGAGCGGAAAAACCTC gcttttAGATGTGATCGCGGGCAGGAAGGATCCTCGTGGTTTGCGTTCAGGTCAGGTCTTGGTGGATAATAAAGTCGTGACTTCTGAACTACGTCTCATCTCAGCTTACGTTGTTCAG GACGACATTCTGATGGGAACCCTGTCCGTGAGAGAGAACCTGATGTTCTCCGGACTCTTGCGCTTTCCACGCCATCAGTACACTACTGCTGAGATAAAGAAGAAAGTGGTGAGCGTTATCGGAGAACTGGGCCTGCAGGACTGCGCAGACACCAAG ATCGGGACTGAGTTTCTGAGAGGTGTTTCTGGTGGAGAGAGAAAGCGCTGCAGCATAGGAATGGAGCTCATGACGTGTCCGACGCTCCTGTTCCTGGACGAGCCGACCAGCGGACTCGACTCCAACACAGCCAACAGCATCATAGCTCTGCTGCACAG ACTGTCCCGGAGCGGCACCACCATCATTTTCTCCATCCACCAGCCGCGTTATTCCATCTTTAGACTGTTCGACCACCTGACTCTGATGTACAAAGGAGAATGTGTCTACACCGGTCCTGCTAATGATGCTGTTCGCTACTTTAATGACATAg GCTATGAGTGTGAGCCTTTCAACAATCCTGCAGATTTCTTCCTGGACATCACAAACGGAGAAGTTTCCCCTTCAGTGATAACAG ATAAATCACTGGCAGAGCTTTATAGAAATACCAGGGATTTTGCTGAACTCACAGAGGAACTGAAACAAATCACCGTCCAGTCAGATTATATAACCACATCGAAAAGATCAACCCCATCTTATGTGACACCGTTCCtctatcag ttaaacatggtgtcCAGGAGAACGGCTCTGAACTTGTTGAGGAATCCTCAGACCTCCTATGCACAGACGGCTCTGAACATCCTGTTTGGATTGATGGTGGGACTCATTTACTTTCAGATGCCTCACACGTTACCCGAGGGCCTGCAGAACAG AACTGGAGCGttcttcttcctcatcatcaATATGGTGTTTGCGAACCTGTCAGCAGTGGAGCTCTTTATTAATGAGAGAGtgctgtttgt GCATGAGAACTCGAGCGGTTATTACCGAACCTCTGTGTACTTCCTGTCTAAAGTGTTTGTAGATTTAATACCAAACCGTCTGATTCCTATCTTTGTCTTCTCTGTGATCTCCTACTACATGATGG ggCTGAAGCCAGCGTTTGTGGCGTTTCTGTGTTTTACACTGACCATGTCTCTGGTGAGTCTGGCGGCGGTCAGCCTGGCGTTCCTGGTCAGTGCCAGTGTGAGCTCCTTCGCCATGGCCAACGCTCTCATCGCATTGCCCTTTGTCTTTATGAtg GTATTCGGCGGCTTCCTGGTGAATCTCAACTCCATGCTGAGCTGGTTGTCCTGGCTCAAGTGGATCAGTATCTTCCGATACGGACTGAAT GCGATAACCATCAATGAAATGACAGGACAGGTGTTTTACACTAACAATACCAG GAGAGCTGTATCTTCAGGCTCAGAGAATCAACTACAGCACTTGGGGCTTCTGGCAGAATCATGTGGCTCTGCTGGGGATCACGCTGGTGTGTATGACGCTGGCCTACGTGCAGCTCCTCAGGATTAA